A genomic segment from Pseudomonas sp. S09G 359 encodes:
- a CDS encoding fatty acid desaturase: MDGTSASPQQMNAQQRSAHIREVVLAEGVRLRQQHPWLLHQDALGAGILAVALLGMLGSAALYISGHMAWWVCLLLNAFFASLTHELEHDLIHSMYFRKQRLPHNLMMGLVWLARPSTINPWIRRHLHLNHHKVSGTETDMEERAITNGEPWGFARLLMVGDNVMSAFIRMLRAKTWGHKLKILKRSLLVYAPLALLHWGAWYIFLGFHAANGIAGLMGVPIEWSAGTLQMMQVIDIAAVVIIGPNVLRTFCLHFVSSNMHYYGDVELGNVIQQTQVLNPWWMWPLQAFCFNFGSTHGIHHFVVKEPFYIRQMTARVAHKVMAEMGVRFNDFGTFARANRLGFPPPAGSLSVPSPQATSAPQRG; the protein is encoded by the coding sequence ATGGACGGTACTTCTGCAAGTCCCCAGCAGATGAACGCGCAACAGCGTTCGGCGCATATCCGTGAAGTGGTGCTGGCCGAAGGCGTGCGCCTGCGCCAGCAGCACCCCTGGCTGCTGCACCAGGACGCGTTGGGCGCGGGCATCCTGGCCGTTGCCCTGCTGGGCATGCTTGGCTCAGCGGCGCTGTATATCAGCGGGCACATGGCCTGGTGGGTGTGCCTGTTGCTCAATGCCTTCTTCGCCTCGCTGACCCACGAGCTGGAACACGACCTGATCCACAGCATGTACTTTCGCAAGCAGCGCCTGCCCCACAACCTGATGATGGGCCTGGTGTGGCTGGCGCGGCCGAGCACCATCAACCCGTGGATTCGCCGCCACCTGCACCTCAACCATCACAAAGTGTCGGGCACCGAAACCGATATGGAGGAGCGCGCCATCACCAACGGCGAGCCCTGGGGTTTTGCGCGGTTGTTGATGGTCGGCGATAACGTGATGTCGGCGTTTATCCGCATGCTGCGCGCCAAGACCTGGGGCCACAAACTCAAGATCCTCAAGCGCTCGCTGCTGGTGTACGCACCGCTGGCGCTGCTGCACTGGGGCGCCTGGTACATCTTCCTCGGTTTCCACGCTGCCAACGGCATCGCCGGCCTGATGGGCGTGCCGATCGAGTGGTCAGCCGGCACCTTGCAGATGATGCAGGTGATCGACATCGCCGCCGTGGTGATCATCGGCCCCAACGTGTTGCGCACCTTTTGCCTGCACTTTGTCAGCTCCAACATGCACTACTACGGCGACGTTGAACTGGGCAATGTGATCCAGCAAACCCAAGTGCTCAACCCTTGGTGGATGTGGCCGTTGCAGGCGTTCTGCTTCAACTTCGGCAGCACCCACGGCATCCATCACTTTGTGGTGAAGGAACCGTTTTACATCCGCCAGATGACCGCCAGGGTGGCGCACAAAGTGATGGCTGAGATGGGCGTGCGCTTCAATGATTTCGGGACGTTTGCGCGGGCCAATCGGCTCGGTTTTCCACCGCCAGCAGGGTCTCTATCAGTGCCTTCGCCGCAGGCGACAAGCGCACCCCAGCGCGGCTGA